One Pseudodesulfovibrio cashew DNA window includes the following coding sequences:
- the mnmA gene encoding tRNA 2-thiouridine(34) synthase MnmA, which yields MVVAVAVSGGMDSLLSLVLMKEMGHDVMAVHGHFLPPGPGWARVAEGLGQACEALDVPFHALDLHREFDSRVIAPFVEEYRVGRTPNPCALCNPRMKFGALFDAARELGADRIATGHYVRMEEREGLGRMLVRGADRSKDQSYFLSLVPIEALRKAFFPLAETYKKDVLPLLGKYGLKPPLPGESQEICFVPGDDYQAFLLTRGVMPGGGDAVLSDGTVVGKHHGLWRHTQGQRRGLGIAWREPLYVLDKDVPANRLVVGTRDELPVRGCVAGQINLMVDPALWPEEVMVQTRYRQQAKPGRARVEDGRLVLDFIESHVRPTPGQVAAVYTADGAVLAGGIIESSLS from the coding sequence ATGGTGGTAGCGGTGGCCGTCAGCGGCGGCATGGATTCCCTGCTTTCTCTGGTCCTGATGAAGGAGATGGGGCACGACGTCATGGCCGTGCACGGCCACTTTTTGCCACCCGGACCCGGCTGGGCAAGGGTGGCGGAGGGGCTGGGCCAGGCCTGCGAGGCTCTGGATGTCCCCTTTCATGCCCTTGACCTGCACCGGGAATTCGACAGTCGGGTGATCGCGCCTTTCGTGGAGGAATACCGGGTGGGGCGCACTCCCAATCCGTGCGCCCTGTGCAACCCGCGCATGAAGTTCGGCGCACTCTTCGACGCAGCCCGCGAGTTGGGTGCGGACCGGATCGCCACCGGACACTACGTGCGCATGGAGGAGCGCGAGGGGCTGGGCCGGATGCTTGTGCGCGGCGCGGACCGCTCCAAGGACCAAAGCTATTTTCTTTCTCTGGTGCCGATTGAGGCCCTGCGCAAGGCCTTCTTCCCTCTGGCCGAGACCTACAAGAAGGACGTTCTCCCGCTACTGGGAAAATATGGCCTGAAGCCGCCCCTGCCCGGGGAGAGCCAGGAGATATGCTTTGTGCCGGGTGACGACTACCAGGCGTTTCTGCTTACGCGCGGAGTCATGCCGGGCGGTGGCGATGCCGTGCTCTCGGATGGCACCGTGGTGGGTAAGCATCACGGATTGTGGCGGCATACCCAGGGACAGCGGCGCGGTCTGGGCATCGCCTGGCGGGAGCCGCTCTACGTCCTGGACAAGGACGTGCCCGCCAATCGGCTGGTCGTGGGAACCCGGGATGAACTGCCGGTTCGGGGTTGCGTGGCCGGGCAGATCAACCTGATGGTCGATCCCGCCCTGTGGCCGGAAGAGGTCATGGTTCAGACGCGCTACCGCCAGCAGGCCAAGCCGGGCAGGGCGCGGGTGGAAGACGGCAGACTCGTGCTCGATTTCATCGAGTCTCACGTCCGCCCCACGCCGGGGCAGGTGGCGGCTGTTTATACCGCAGACGGGGCCGTGCTCGCCGGGGGCATCATCGAGTCTTCCCTCAGTTGA
- a CDS encoding tetratricopeptide repeat protein, which yields MRYLIPILLLIFSGLSTGCTTVGVGAGVGTGSGGILVSSRNDYLYPGSRVYADNRKGLNLFLARKFEEANATFTTALKASPIDPDATFYLGLTRVYLGQRDAGLALLDKYQDPKFRVQDEVRWWAGYCRKKPEMTPDDVKRAMVNARAEGFMRDQDEYWNRRRDFLFN from the coding sequence ATGCGATACCTGATTCCTATTTTGCTCCTGATTTTCTCCGGCCTGAGTACCGGCTGCACCACCGTGGGCGTTGGCGCCGGGGTGGGCACCGGCAGCGGTGGCATCCTCGTTTCCAGCCGCAATGACTACCTTTATCCAGGCAGCAGGGTCTACGCCGACAACAGAAAAGGATTGAACCTGTTCCTGGCCCGGAAATTCGAGGAGGCCAACGCAACGTTTACCACGGCGCTGAAGGCCTCGCCCATCGACCCGGACGCCACCTTCTACCTCGGCCTGACCCGCGTCTATCTGGGACAGCGCGATGCCGGGCTGGCTTTGCTCGACAAATACCAGGACCCTAAATTCCGGGTTCAGGACGAAGTGCGCTGGTGGGCCGGATACTGCAGGAAAAAACCGGAGATGACGCCCGACGACGTGAAGCGGGCCATGGTCAATGCCCGGGCCGAAGGCTTCATGCGCGATCAGGACGAATACTGGAATCGAAGGCGCGATTTCCTCTTCAACTGA
- a CDS encoding MiaB/RimO family radical SAM methylthiotransferase, whose protein sequence is MIRFFTATLGCKINQYETRAIAEAWAGDTGLALEAASAAEADLILVNSCAVTANAVADLRQTVRRFHRDNPGAEIVITGCAAQVMPEELEKLPGVVRVVPQEDKSMLLAGPSPDAAPAPSPEAKSVFAPFAISGYDRARAVVKVQDGCSHHCTYCIVPLTRGRSVSRPMEEVVAEVGRLLDNGFRELILSGINLRHYGRGLDGKADFWDLVARLEAEFGSEWAGRARFRISSVEPGQLGDKAFGVLAGSKMVCPQLHLSLQSGDPDVLKAMGRGHYSPETAVEFLDRLREAWPVFGLGADLIAGFPGESEEQFANTLELCRRLPLTYAHVFPYSERPGTRAVELPGSVEVPVRKERAARLRKLIAGKKRAFLDRLLALEHLDVLVQDAEGRGVSEFYAACRFLSLPEGANPRSLVRARPVRKEKGVILVEPLEVLS, encoded by the coding sequence ATGATTCGATTCTTTACCGCCACCCTGGGATGCAAGATCAACCAGTATGAAACCCGCGCCATTGCGGAGGCCTGGGCCGGTGACACGGGGTTGGCCCTGGAGGCGGCCTCGGCTGCGGAGGCAGACCTGATCCTGGTCAACTCCTGCGCCGTGACCGCTAATGCCGTGGCCGACCTGCGCCAGACCGTGCGCCGTTTCCATCGGGACAACCCCGGCGCGGAGATCGTCATCACCGGGTGTGCGGCTCAGGTCATGCCCGAGGAGCTCGAAAAGCTGCCCGGTGTGGTCCGGGTTGTTCCCCAGGAAGACAAATCCATGCTTCTGGCCGGACCGTCGCCGGATGCCGCTCCCGCACCATCTCCGGAAGCGAAATCGGTCTTCGCACCGTTCGCCATCTCCGGCTATGACCGGGCTCGGGCCGTGGTCAAGGTTCAGGACGGTTGTTCCCATCATTGCACCTACTGCATCGTGCCGCTGACGCGCGGCAGGTCCGTCTCCCGGCCCATGGAAGAGGTAGTGGCCGAAGTAGGTCGCCTGCTGGACAACGGTTTTCGCGAGTTGATCCTGAGCGGCATCAACCTGCGTCATTACGGCCGTGGGCTGGACGGCAAGGCCGATTTCTGGGATCTGGTGGCGCGGCTTGAGGCGGAGTTTGGATCGGAGTGGGCGGGGCGGGCACGCTTCCGCATCTCCTCGGTGGAGCCCGGGCAGCTCGGCGATAAGGCTTTTGGCGTGCTGGCCGGATCGAAGATGGTATGCCCGCAACTGCATCTGTCCCTGCAAAGCGGCGATCCGGACGTGCTCAAGGCCATGGGGCGCGGACATTATTCACCAGAGACAGCCGTTGAATTTCTGGACCGGCTTCGCGAGGCCTGGCCTGTCTTTGGACTGGGCGCTGACCTCATTGCCGGCTTCCCCGGCGAGAGCGAGGAGCAGTTTGCAAACACCTTGGAATTGTGCCGCCGCCTGCCCCTGACCTACGCCCATGTTTTTCCCTATTCCGAGCGTCCCGGCACCCGTGCCGTGGAATTGCCGGGAAGCGTGGAGGTGCCGGTGCGCAAGGAGCGAGCCGCCCGGCTCAGGAAGCTGATCGCCGGGAAGAAGCGGGCGTTTCTGGACAGGCTGCTCGCCCTGGAGCATCTGGACGTGCTGGTGCAGGACGCCGAGGGTCGGGGCGTGAGCGAATTTTACGCGGCCTGCCGCTTCCTTTCCCTGCCCGAAGGAGCGAACCCGCGCAGCCTGGTTCGGGCCAGGCCAGTGCGTAAGGAAAAGGGCGTGATTCTGGTCGAGCCTTTGGAGGTGCTCTCGTGA
- a CDS encoding DUF4416 family protein — protein MSVPKTPDPGLLLISILCADWDACWPELLEELEERFGTADHVSEPFAFDETNYYDRELGTPITRRLVAFEDLRPLDELADIKLFTNSLEARRARSGNRLFNLDPGFLTVERLVLATGKNFSHRIYLKDGIWADLTLVWQKKQWTVFPWTFPDYAGEDMKSRLTKLRLSYKTKLNNPHTQNRHATRG, from the coding sequence GTGAGCGTTCCCAAAACGCCTGATCCGGGGCTGTTGCTCATCTCCATCCTGTGCGCCGACTGGGACGCCTGCTGGCCGGAACTGCTTGAGGAATTGGAGGAGCGCTTCGGCACGGCGGATCATGTGTCCGAGCCCTTCGCCTTTGACGAAACAAACTATTACGACCGGGAGCTGGGCACGCCCATAACCCGGCGGCTTGTGGCCTTCGAGGATTTGCGCCCGCTGGATGAACTGGCGGACATCAAGCTGTTCACCAACTCGTTGGAAGCCCGGCGGGCCCGGTCCGGCAACAGGCTCTTCAATCTCGATCCCGGGTTCCTGACCGTGGAGCGGCTGGTCCTGGCCACGGGCAAGAATTTTTCCCATCGCATCTATCTGAAGGACGGCATCTGGGCCGATCTGACCCTGGTGTGGCAGAAGAAGCAGTGGACCGTTTTTCCCTGGACTTTCCCGGACTACGCCGGGGAGGACATGAAATCGCGGCTGACAAAGTTGCGCCTGTCGTATAAAACCAAGCTCAACAATCCGCATACGCAGAATCGTCATGCAACACGCGGATAG